A genomic segment from Phragmites australis chromosome 6, lpPhrAust1.1, whole genome shotgun sequence encodes:
- the LOC133922455 gene encoding protein DNA-DAMAGE INDUCIBLE 1-like isoform X2 yields the protein MKVTVMTADEQILTLDVDPDESVENLKALLEVETRVPLRRQQLHFNGKEMQNSEKLSVVGVQDGDLVMMVPSSDRASQDIIKVNPDGSAVNPQAFQQHIRSDSQLMAQLLQNDPSLAQAILGNDINELQSTLRSRHQQRMELKRKQEEELALMYADPFDVEAQKKIEAAIRQKGIDENWEAALEHNPEAFARVVMLYVDMEVNGVPLKAFVDSGAQSTIISKRCAERCGLLRLLDQRYRGIAVGVGQSEILGRVHVAPIKIGHLFYPCSFTVLDAPNMEFLFGLDMLRKHQCMIDLKDNVLRVGGGEVSVPFLQEKDIPAHIRDEEKLSNLASLGQATGESSKAREGTPDMPQRTPTAGAPVANPPQGGDFEAKVTKLVELGFDRASVIQALKLFNGNEEQAAAFLFGG from the exons atgAAGGTCACGGTGATGACCGCCGACGAGCAGATTCTCACCCTCGACGTCGATCCCGACGAATCC GTGGAGAATTTGAAGGCACTTCTCGAGGTGGAG ACTCGCGTGCCGCTGCGGCGGCAGCAGCTCCACTTCAATGGGAAAGAGATGCAAAACTCAGAGAAGCTCAGCGTGGTCGGGGTCCAGGATGGAGATCTTGTCATGATGGTTCCCTCCAGTGATAG AGCATCTCAGGATATTATAAAAGTAAATCCTGATGGATCTGCTGTGAATCCTCAAGCTTTTCAACAACATATTCGAAGTGATTCACAACTTATGGCACAACTCCTTCAG AATGACCCATCATTAGCGCAAGCTATTCTTGGAAACGACATAAATGAGCTGCAAAGTACCTTGCGGTCCCGCCACCAACAGAGAATGGAGCTAAAGCgtaaacaagaagaagagctt GCTTTAATGTATGCTGATCCTTTTGATGTCGAAGCTCAGAAGAAAATTGAAGCTGCAATTCGGCAG AAAGGCATCGATGAAAATTGGGAGGCTGCCTTAGAGCACAACCCTGAAGCATTTGCTCGAGTG GTTATGCTGTATGTGGATATGGAGGTCAATGGAGTACCTTTGAAG GCCTTTGTTGACAGTGGAGCACAGTCAACTATCATATCAAAAAGGTGTGCTGAGCGTTGCGG GTTGCTGAGGCTTCTTGATCAGCGGTACCGAGGGATTGCTGTTGGAGTCGGTCAATCGGAGATACTGGGAAGAGTACATGTAGCCCCAATAAAG ATTGGGCATCTTTTCTATCCTTGCTCTTTCACTGTATTGGATGCCCCCAATATGGAATTCCTGTTCGGGCTTGATATGCTACGAAAACATCAG TGCATGATTGACCTAAAGGACAATGTTCTTAGAGTGGGAGGTGGTGAGGTTTCAGTACCCTTCTTACAAG AGAAAGACATCCCTGCACATATACGTGATGAAGAGAAGCTATCTAATCTAGCATCTCTCGGCCAAGCAACTGGA GAATCATCAAAGGCACGCGAGGGGACTCCTGATATGCCACAGAGAACCCCTACTGCAG GAGCACCAGTTGCGAACCCTCCACAG GGTGGAGATTTTGAAGCAAAAGTCACAAAACTCGTGGAACTTGGATTTGACCGAGCATCTGTAATACAAGCACTCAAGCTGTTTAACGGGAACGAGGAGCAAGCTGCTGCATTCTTGTTTGGTGGTTAG
- the LOC133922455 gene encoding protein DNA-DAMAGE INDUCIBLE 1-like isoform X1 — translation MKVTVMTADEQILTLDVDPDESVENLKALLEVETRVPLRRQQLHFNGKEMQNSEKLSVVGVQDGDLVMMVPSSDRASQDIIKVNPDGSAVNPQAFQQHIRSDSQLMAQLLQNDPSLAQAILGNDINELQSTLRSRHQQRMELKRKQEEELALMYADPFDVEAQKKIEAAIRQKGIDENWEAALEHNPEAFARVVMLYVDMEVNGVPLKAFVDSGAQSTIISKRCAERCGLLRLLDQRYRGIAVGVGQSEILGRVHVAPIKIGHLFYPCSFTVLDAPNMEFLFGLDMLRKHQCMIDLKDNVLRVGGGEVSVPFLQEKDIPAHIRDEEKLSNLASLGQATGESSKAREGTPDMPQRTPTAGAPVANPPQQGGDFEAKVTKLVELGFDRASVIQALKLFNGNEEQAAAFLFGG, via the exons atgAAGGTCACGGTGATGACCGCCGACGAGCAGATTCTCACCCTCGACGTCGATCCCGACGAATCC GTGGAGAATTTGAAGGCACTTCTCGAGGTGGAG ACTCGCGTGCCGCTGCGGCGGCAGCAGCTCCACTTCAATGGGAAAGAGATGCAAAACTCAGAGAAGCTCAGCGTGGTCGGGGTCCAGGATGGAGATCTTGTCATGATGGTTCCCTCCAGTGATAG AGCATCTCAGGATATTATAAAAGTAAATCCTGATGGATCTGCTGTGAATCCTCAAGCTTTTCAACAACATATTCGAAGTGATTCACAACTTATGGCACAACTCCTTCAG AATGACCCATCATTAGCGCAAGCTATTCTTGGAAACGACATAAATGAGCTGCAAAGTACCTTGCGGTCCCGCCACCAACAGAGAATGGAGCTAAAGCgtaaacaagaagaagagctt GCTTTAATGTATGCTGATCCTTTTGATGTCGAAGCTCAGAAGAAAATTGAAGCTGCAATTCGGCAG AAAGGCATCGATGAAAATTGGGAGGCTGCCTTAGAGCACAACCCTGAAGCATTTGCTCGAGTG GTTATGCTGTATGTGGATATGGAGGTCAATGGAGTACCTTTGAAG GCCTTTGTTGACAGTGGAGCACAGTCAACTATCATATCAAAAAGGTGTGCTGAGCGTTGCGG GTTGCTGAGGCTTCTTGATCAGCGGTACCGAGGGATTGCTGTTGGAGTCGGTCAATCGGAGATACTGGGAAGAGTACATGTAGCCCCAATAAAG ATTGGGCATCTTTTCTATCCTTGCTCTTTCACTGTATTGGATGCCCCCAATATGGAATTCCTGTTCGGGCTTGATATGCTACGAAAACATCAG TGCATGATTGACCTAAAGGACAATGTTCTTAGAGTGGGAGGTGGTGAGGTTTCAGTACCCTTCTTACAAG AGAAAGACATCCCTGCACATATACGTGATGAAGAGAAGCTATCTAATCTAGCATCTCTCGGCCAAGCAACTGGA GAATCATCAAAGGCACGCGAGGGGACTCCTGATATGCCACAGAGAACCCCTACTGCAG GAGCACCAGTTGCGAACCCTCCACAG CAGGGTGGAGATTTTGAAGCAAAAGTCACAAAACTCGTGGAACTTGGATTTGACCGAGCATCTGTAATACAAGCACTCAAGCTGTTTAACGGGAACGAGGAGCAAGCTGCTGCATTCTTGTTTGGTGGTTAG
- the LOC133922456 gene encoding uncharacterized protein LOC133922456 — translation MAGGSVAVAVGGGDVVFCVVILCLSVLSMIIFAAAAYSSGGGEGKQRRGRANGPVFVGGRGCGCGGCRAGSGVCGTYLS, via the coding sequence ATGGCCGGCGGCAGCGTGGCGGTCGCCGTGGGCGGCGGCGACGTCGTGTTCTGCGTCGTCATCCTGTGCCTGTCCGTCCTGTCCATGATCATCTTCGCGGCCGCCGCCtactcctccggcggcggcgaagggaAGCAGCGGCGCGGTCGCGCGAACGGGCCGGTGTTCGTCGGCGGCAggggctgcggctgcggcgggtGCCGCGCCGGCTCCGGCGTCTGCGGCACCTACCTCTCCTGA